One stretch of Ipomoea triloba cultivar NCNSP0323 chromosome 8, ASM357664v1 DNA includes these proteins:
- the LOC116027781 gene encoding vacuolar protein sorting-associated protein 55 homolog has product MVDLPSCGKLVALATLVSVGITLQILACALFNNWWPMLTAIMYVMLPMPLVFFAGSNTSSLYSTSENGWIGATKFLTGASAVGSIAIPVILKHAGVIGWGAMAMELSSFFIFVLAIVCYIVTGDNGSYNIL; this is encoded by the exons ATGGTGGATCTGCCTAGTTGTGGGAAGCTTGTTGCCTTGGCAACTTTAGTCTCAGTGGGGATCACGTTGCAAATACTG GCTTGTGCTTTGTTCAATAACTGGTGGCCAATGCTAACAG CAATAATGTATGTCATGCTTCCGATGCCTTTGGTTTTCTTTGCGGGATCAAATACTTCATCTCTCTACTCGACATCTGAAAACGG CTGGATAGGTGCAACTAAGTTCTTGACTGGAGCTTCAGCGGTTGGCAGCATCGCGATACCAGTCATCTTAAAGCACGCTGGTGTAATCGGTTGGGGAGCCATGGCGATGGAACTCTCGTCCTTCTTCATTTTCGTTTTAGCTATTGTATGTTACATTGTAACCGGTGACAATGGCAGCTATAATATACTTTGA